GTGCTTCAACCGGTGTCTATTTGGATTAAAACTTCTTCCTTCCCTGAGGAAAAGGTCTTCCTCTTCATCGCCAGGCTCCCGGACTCTGCTGTTTCTGTCCCCAGAGAGGAAATGAAGAGGGTCCATGTCACCTCTGCTGGCAGCAGGGAAGTGTGGGTCGGTGCTCTTGGAGGAGACACTGGTGTTGCTGGCGCTGGGGCCAAACAGCTGCTCCATCAGAGTcgcctttttctctttcctcgaCATTAAATCAAGACTGTCTTTACTCGGGCTTTCAGAACTGTTGCTTTGGAAATCTAAAAGGCTACTTTTTTGGCTAGGTGGATTTGACTTCCCTAATGTTTTTCCAAACGAAGGCACATAGCTACCAAATGAAAACTCATCTAGAGGGGCTGGACTTCGGATCTGTCCTGGACTTCGGATCGGTCCTGGACTCCCGCCTTCTCCCCTGGGAGTTAAAAAACTCAAGTCCTGCAAGTGTTGTCCATTAAACGATCGGTCTAAGGACTCGGGGAACGAGTAAGGTCTGGTACTTCTGTCTGGAGAGTGCAGCTTGGATTCGAAGTTGGGCAGCAATGGCAAAGGGGCCCGCCCGAGGTTCTGAGGATCTTGGAGTTCTTTGTTGATTTCGTTCAGTTTGGCAAGGAGCATTTCTGTCTTTAGTCTTTCTGCCTCATCTTCGAATTTATCGACAGACTGAGCTTGATAATTTTCCGTTGGGAATCTCCCAGCTTCCAATGCCAGCTTCTCTGCTCTCCCTAGCAAAGCTGACTTGCCTTTCACCTTATCAAGTTCTTCTCTTGCCCATTctgtataaaatgaaattttaaaaaaggaattttaaagtaataagtatttttaaatacaaaaagtCAGCTACCATCTTCTGAAAAATGTCTTTCAATCTACATTTGACATTCTAAGCAAGGTGTAATGGACATTGTAATATTTTGTTTCTATGCTTGACATTCTGGAttagaaaataattaatacaaattGCACTTAAGGATCCCAtggcacactttggtcttcagtgTAGCAGTAGGAAGGTTCTCTATGGAGTACTGTCCAATTCATGATGTATGACAAGACACACAGAACAATGAATGAGCTTACATGTAAATTCTTGGCTGTCCTGAGAAGGCAACCCTTATATACAAGTCAAATAGCAAGTGCAGCGATTCAAATCAGACAAAAATCTCAGTTAAATCTCAAATGAagagcatttatttttttaaagaggtgtGTACTcatcaaaaatattattttcagtcCAAGagatggtggcatatgcctttgatcccagcactcaggaagcagagactggtgggtctctgagagttcaaggccagcctggtctacagagtgagttacaggctacacagagaaaccctgtcctgaaaaaactACCACCAGcaccaacaaatgtgtgtgtgtgtgtgtacatatatatttcacaGACTAAAAAACATAAGCAAGAAACACTCCAGAGTAAAAAATCCTAgagaactgggcagtggtggcacaagcctttaatcccagcactcaggaggcagaggcaggcggatttctgagttcgaggccagcctggtctacaaaatgagttccaggacagccagggctacacagagaaaccctgtctcaaaaaaaccaaaaaaaaaaaaaaaaaaaaaaaaaccaccctagAGAATTAAACACAATTTATAATCAAGTTCTGAGGGAAGAAAATGCTTCCAGGAGCAATCTCATGTTTACCAACAAGATCACAATCTGGACAAGAGCTGAGGTAAATGTGTCAGAGGGCTCCTAAATGTGGGAACTGTGACAGAGACAATAAGAGAATGTCTGTGCTTAGAACAAACACAAGCCATATTCTTAAGGGACCCTCAATGAGGTGCAGAATTCATTTGTAAAGGTTCAaaggggtttttttgttattgttgttgttatttggtttgttgtcgTTGTTTATGGCCATTCTTGgcagttttctataattttgaagTCATTTTCTTGTGAAACAATTAAATATCATAATTTTAAGCACACAGCATATATTCATTCTGATATCAGATCACCCTATAAAGAATAGGGGGTATGCAATGGtatctgcatttggaggctgattatggagctagagaaagtacccaaggagctaaaggggcctgcaaccctataggtggaacaacaatatgaactaaccagtacctcccagagctcttgtctctagctgcacatgcagcagaagatggcctagttggccatcattgggaagagaggccccttggtcttgcaaactttatatgcctcagtacaggggaacaccagggccaagaagtgggattaggtgggtaggggagcagggggggggtggaggggagggcatagggaactttcaggatagcattgtaaatgaagaaaatacctaattaaaaaacaacaaaacaaaacaaacaaacaaaaagaatagggGGTGAGGAAGAGCCTAAGGGACCAGGCCACAGTCTTCAGTCATTTTatccctttttgttgttgttgttttccctaaAATGAACTGCCTATAATGATTTTCCATTCTGTGGATTAACCCATCAAAGCATCTTGCTCGGCCTCTGGCCCACAGTGATACAAATAACACTTCCTATCCAATATGCATATTAACAACTTCAGGCAACAATTGGATCATAAATCTCTGTTCCATGTATTTCAGctcaaaacaaactcaaaagatttCTCTATATGCAACTTCCATGGAATTAACTGGGATATGGAAGTTAGTCTGGGACCCCTGGCGCCCACATCTCTAACATCCTTGATCCAGACAGAAATGAACTTCATTTCCATCATCTAAACTGTGTGAACTGCCTCTCCAAACTTAGACGCAATGCTAGTAAAGATctgcaaattaaaaacaaacaaaaatgccgaGAACACTACTCAGGGCCCTGCAGAGCACTGACTTCTGTGTTTCAGCTAGCCCACGACTCAGTTCAAGGCCAATGCAACACAGGGTGCTCTTGGTTCTTTCTCAAGTTTTAGTCACCTCACGGGAGATTTCATCTAAACTCACTGGAGTTAAGTGAGTCATAATTCCCAAGCCCCGATAGTAACTTGTAGTCTTcgtttcctttctttcctggctCTATTCAGCTGTTCAGACTCCCTGTTTTTCTCCCTCAGCCACTGCGGCCTCAGCCTCTTCCTGTTCACTGCAGCCACCCGACAgcgacagccccccccccccactgtcccCACAAACTCTCACCACTCTCAGGCTTCCTGGCCTCCTGCTTTGCAGAGCATGGGTCCTCATCTTCATCATACTTTCCTTCTTGTCCCAACACTGAACTTAGCATCTCTGATCCATGTTTGTTGAGATCCTGGTACTCCAGGTACTGTTGTTTTGCATCCAAAAATGCAAATTCACATggagagggtgggggggggggggaaacagaCTTTAAACTCAGTGGCTCATCCATGAAGCATGATCACCCAGTTACAAATCAAATTAAATCTTCACTTAATACATTAATGAATCACAAGTTCCATGTTTAGAAcaagtcttaaaaaaagaaacgaTTATCTTTTAGTTTAGccaaaattttaaagagaaagcaaagatATATTAGAACcaaacaatataataaaaataaaccccaaaatcTACATGAAACTGTCAAGAGGTAAGCTGTAAAGGTAGCTTGGGTTTGTCTATTTTTACAACTAAATATGTCTATCCAGCTAACTAGAAATGGCAATTACCCAGCTATGGTAGCCAACTACGATGACTGATAGTGAATTGTAGAACACAGGCGACTGACAGCCATACTGAATAAATCTTTTACATCTACATTTTGTCTAAAATctcaaattaataattaattctgTAGTATTTAACTCAAATAATGTTATAAACTGACTcactagccccccccccccagcccatcATGGTTAACCTTCATTGTCAGCTTAGAATCAGTTGTCTAGGAGATGCACATCTGAATGTATCCCTGAGGAACTTAACTGAGGAGGAAGGCCCATGTGGAATGTGTAGGGACCTACCCTAATGGCTGgggacaaaagagaaaaagaggaggctGACTGAGTGGCCAcactcctctctgcttcctgactagaTGTCTCATGTCCCCCACCATAATGGAAGACATTCCCTCAAGTCAAAAGCCAGAATGAACCCCTCCTTCCGTGGGTTGTATCTTATGAGATGCTTGGTCACAGAAACAAGAAGGTGCCTAGCACACCTCCCCAGAGGACACAGGACCAGCGAGAGGTGGGGACGTCTGTCAGGAACTTCCGACCACATTGGTGCAAACAGCTTTCCTGGAGTTTGGCTCCAGTCATTGTGCTAAACTCACCGAAGAGAGATATTCTGGTTCATCCCATCTGTTTTCATAGCAGAGAACTGTCTGGGCTGTGAAAGGAAAGTCCTCCAGCTCAAAGTCTTCAGCGGTCTGTACTCCTTTTGTACACTGGTCTGTAAAGTCACTCTGGCAGGATACTACCAAGAAAACCATAGACAAGCTTTCTAATACCGTGGCTGTACATTCAATCGGCAACACTCATCCCAACGGGAGCACACATTTTGTTCGTGAAAGCTAGCAATTATGATTTGAGGGCAATTATACATACACAGATGCTAATAATCTTTCGCAAAGttgatactttaaaaaattctgtAATTTACAGGAgatttatacttttgttttaaaacaggacAAGTGCACAATAATACAAACTATGAAGCAAAGTGAAGTGAATGCTATTTGGGATTTGTTCCAAAATACACTAGGAAGTAGAAAGGGGGAGTGAAATGGTTGCAGTAGAGAGTGCAACTGTGAGAGGTAGGTGCTTCATAAATAAGAAGGTTTTTAACCTTTTACTAAAACTCAGCTTATTTAAGGATAACATAAAAGCTGGGCATTGGCGTATTCAAGTTTTTCAAAGACTGCATAAActctatctttttaattttacacattctaatttttttttaatttaggtatACAGgttgtctatgtgtttgtgtgccaggTCTGTCTGGGTGCTcaaagagcccagaagagggtgttagaccccctggagctggagtttcaggtcaCTGTGAGGCATCTAAGagtgctctgcaagagcagccctcTTAACCCCCcatgccatctccccagtcctggtCCCctctttaacaaaaacaaaagttgaaAGCAATGTGATTCCAAGAAAATCTGATCCATAACAAAAGATCAAATATATTCCAAGGacactccttccctccccccttcacTTTAGAACCCATTAGTTAGTAACAGCTTCAGTTGCAGCAATAATCCTTCCATACCATGTTTCCTTtcgatttctttctctttctttggagAGGATTTGGGCAGGCGATTAGCATAGATGTTTTTTATATccaattctttctccttttcctgaaAACAAACCCAATACAGGGAAGGAAGGTGAGCAGTTTGAAATTAAATATCCTCATTGTGTTGACGGGTGTCTTCTCCATCAGACTGAACTACCTCTAGGTCAGTCCTCCACTGTAACTATCTAACTGGAGAAAGAAAGATCTCCTGGGAGGAGGAACTGAAGGCGCAAATGGAGGGGGTAGCAGGGGCGGGGTTtggggaaggaggcaggaggcaaggggaaaagagggagaagggagaaggaagaggatgcAAATACCACAAGTTCTACTTCCTCACCCACAGAGTGACTAATGCCTAGCTGTCATCCAGGCTCAGCCACAGAGACAAGGGCAGAGCCTCTCTCACGCATGGATTTTGAGTTACTAATGACTTAAAAGTTGGATCAGACTTTTGAACCCAAGAGCTCCTTCACAATATGGGAATGATGCCTTTTTCTGAGAACTTGGTGCTCCAAGAGAAAACTATATAAGATAATGCATATTTCTGCAGAATTCTGAGCAAAATTTCAGTCCATCAATGACCTCTGTAAAATGCAATCGTGTTTAACACAATTAACTAATGTGAACTGTGTCGCCTTTAAACAAAAGGAACTTTAAAAGCAAGCCCTGCCCCGGTCCCGTGCAGAAGAATGCTAGATCATTCAAGAGTGTGCTGCGCATGCTCCTTCCCATGATCCTCTTCTGGAACTCTGCTATTCATTTCACTTACATTGCTCCTGTTGGCATATACAGTATTTTACTTCGTTATAGCAACTATATTAACAATGCTTTGCTTCTAAGTGACAGGTAATAGAATTTGGTAGATTATACAGTAGCAAGTATGAAGGGTGACCATTATTTTAAGTACGAGGTTTTCATGTGGTTTAGATGGCGTGAGAAATCATGCCGCCGTCGAAAAGAGCGTGGTTACCTTGAGCTTGTGATGGAGCCGCTGCAGCTCCTTTTGAAGAACTTTATTTTCATCGTAAGCCTCGAATGCTCTTTTCCTTTCAGCGAGCAGCTGCCGCTGGAAACTGTTCGTGCTCAGCTCCAGGTTCTTCGATAGCTCCTGTGTAACAACAGCAAAGCCAATAGGGAGACAGGGGACTCAGCAGGGTCAGACCACATCCAGGTAGCGCTGACAAGACTTTAAACCAGGCTAAGCTTAGTGTTCAGGAGCATAACACCAACCAGGAAACGGGCTCACGAACAGTAGGAAGATGCCTAGATTAGTGGTCCTTCCTTGCTTTTCCTGATGATGGGTAATCAGTCCTTACACACCTGCTTACAGCACACAGTCGCAAGAGCTCCCAGAATGCACTGCTGGGCAGTAAATACCAAGTTGGATGAGAGCAAACAGCACAGCTATGGAGCTGCACTGATCGCCCTCTCAGGAAACTAGCGGTCCCCATGGTCTCTGACACAGGCCTCATCATGGTTATGAAGAATtcagattaaaatatttaatcttcAAATAAGTTGTTATTTGCCTACCTTCTAGACGTAAAACCTcacataaaaaaggaaataaaaggcagTTTCGGTCTCGCTATCATCAAGGCTGGCATCTCAGAGGTGCAGCGTGCTTTTTCCTCACCACCATAAAAAACCAAAGCCACAGACTTTAGTGCCACAGTCCTTTAGGATGGCATCACCTTCCATTTGGTAAATCAGCACACATTATTTAACCGGATTGTGTTGTCCCAGTTTTTCTGTGCTTCTGGTTTTCCCCATAGTGAATAGACTAGAATAAGTAACttaaaacataaattaataatTTCTCCAGGGCAATGTTAAGAAATGAAATTTCTTGGTTctcactgaaagaaaagaggaaataaaatgatattttggGAGAAACATTTATCTGGCTTATATCAATACAGAAACATATACAtttcatctatgtatatatatatatatatatatatatatacatattcataaagttcagaaagaaagcaaacagcttagttgttaaaaaaaaaaagtagaagaaacATCTGACCAGTAATTTATCAAAGAAGACAGAGATATATAGGTACCAAACACAAGGCCCAGAATCCTTTGCTGTGAAGGAAATGCCAAGCCAAGCCACAATGAAGGAACATTACCTATCTGTTAGAATGCCTGAAACTAGGAAGTCTAACTGATAACGGTTCACAGGGATCAACAGCTTCTAATATCAATCACTGTGAGTGGGAATGTAGGGTGGGGGTTTTCAGGACAAAAGTAAGGGCTCTGGTGGCCCCA
This portion of the Mus musculus strain C57BL/6J chromosome 9, GRCm38.p6 C57BL/6J genome encodes:
- the Lca5 gene encoding lebercilin isoform b (isoform b is encoded by transcript variant 2); its protein translation is MGERARSPDIEQGKKGGKHPYSHYSSDFGSSPQSSGPSSPVNTTPCASTREKNPKRHLSDNQVHHPTVRKVSPKAVPSKKGIRVGFRSQSLNREPLRKDPDIVTKRVLSARLLKINELQNEVSELQVKLAQLLKENKALKSLQYRQEKALNKFEDAENEISQLIHRHNNEITALKERLRKSQEKERATEKRVKETEGELFRTKFSLQKLKKISEARHLPERDDLAKKLVSAELKLDDTERKIKELSKNLELSTNSFQRQLLAERKRAFEAYDENKVLQKELQRLHHKLKEKEKELDIKNIYANRLPKSSPKKEKEIERKHVSCQSDFTDQCTKGVQTAEDFELEDFPFTAQTVLCYENRWDEPEYLSSYLEYQDLNKHGSEMLSSVLGQEGKYDEDEDPCSAKQEARKPESEWAREELDKVKGKSALLGRAEKLALEAGRFPTENYQAQSVDKFEDEAERLKTEMLLAKLNEINKELQDPQNLGRAPLPLLPNFESKLHSPDRSTRPYSFPESLDRSFNGQHLQDLSFLTPRGEGGSPGPIRSPGQIRSPAPLDEFSFGSYVPSFGKTLGKSNPPSQKSSLLDFQSNSSESPSKDSLDLMSRKEKKATLMEQLFGPSASNTSVSSKSTDPHFPAASRGDMDPLHFLSGDRNSRVREPGDEEEDLFLREGRSFNPNRHRLKHASNKPTVTAVDSVDEDIEEVTLR